The Deltaproteobacteria bacterium region GCGGTCATTCCGGTGTCCCTTTCGTCGTGGCGCGGTCATAGGCGTCGAGGCCGGTCGAGCGCGGGGTCGTGAGGCCGGCATCGGTTCCGAGTTCCACAGGCAGCCGCTGGCGGGCGCCGTGGCCGGTCTCGAGAATGCGGATGACCGTGTTGGAATGGGGCGAGCCGCGCTCCAGCGCGAGGCCGATGGCCCGGTCGAGTTCATCGGCGCCGTGCCGGTCGAGCCGGCGTGTGAGCGTTTGCGCGATCATCGCGACGTTGTCGTTGCGCGCGCCGGCGGCGGCGAGGAGGTCCTGCGCCCGGGGGACGGCCCGGATCAGCCGGTCCCGCATTCCCATGGTCCGGCCGTGCCGCTTGCCGGCGATGAGCGCCTTGACATGGGCGGGGTCCTCGACCCGGGCCTTTCTGTCCCAGGAACGATTGTGGACCGCGACCTCGCTCTCCCCGTCGAGGATGCGGATCCGCTCGGGGGAGGCCAGGACGGTG contains the following coding sequences:
- a CDS encoding IS21 family transposase, producing the protein KGRVERNIRFVRSAFMTGRDINTPLDELNADARAWCLGPALERPWPEDDGITVGDAFARERKLLMPLPDVPFPTDAVCPVRIGKTPYARFDGNDYSVPPGHVGATLTVLASPERIRILDGESEVAVHNRSWDRKARVEDPAHVKALIAGKRHGRTMGMRDRLIRAVPRAQDLLAAAGARNDNVAMIAQTLTRRLDRHGADELDRAIGLALERGSPHSNTVIRILETGHGARQRLPVELGTDAGLTTPRSTGLDAYDRATTKGTPE